aattggagttactaaattgcctgtaggtgtgcatgtgtgagtgactagtgtgtgaatgtgccctgcgatgggctggccccccatcctgggttgttacctgcctcgtgcccattgcttccgggataggctccggaccccctgcaacccagtaggataagcaggttggaaaatggatggatggatgaaaataccACTAAGTTTGATGCATGTGTCATTGATATAACATGTTTGCATGATATAGCATGATtgcatttttatatgtttgtttattgtttataCCCAATAAATTCTTAATACATGAGtctaaataaatgcatttaggtGGAGTTAGCATGTCGAAATAACATCGGTAATACAATACACACATTTAAATTTATAAATGAGACCAAATGCATGGAGGATGGCATAGTGACATCACATCTCTGGGACAagggttcaagtctcccccAGGGATCCAtgcgtgtggagcttgcatgttctccccatgttgtcgtggggtttcctccaagtattccggttcccccccacatgctgaggttaccgtattgcccataggtgtacaTGAGTGAGTGTGCCCGACAACAGGTTGGCACCCCTTCCTTGTGTCCGGGATAGACTCTGCatgccctgaataggacaagtgattACAGAAAGTAGATGGACAAAATAAATGCAATGGACCAGTTTTAACGGGCTCTCATTTGGCCAtcccacttggcttctgatgagccacacctgttcctggtatttacctgagagcaggtgtaaCTCATCTGAAGCcaggtatgatagaaaacctacCGGACGGTAGCTCACCAGGACCGGAGTTGCAGACCCCAGATTTAAATGTTCTCTGTTGGGTTCTAGATAGCTACCACAAATGTGTTTTTCGTTCGGATTAACAAGCTGAGCTCCATGGTGGGCAGCAATCCGGCTTTTCTCGGCTGTGACTCACTACTGAAAGAACATTGTTTATGTGAGTCTGCTGCTAAGTGCCTGTATTTGAATAGAGGTGGATTCTGACTGGACTTCCTGTTGTTTATCTACTTCTTCAAgcattcaaatattaatatactgCATGACTCTGTACTATAAGAGTGGATAGGGGTTGTACAGATGGATGTAGTATTAATATAAAGTAAGACAAAGCAGGAAAAGTATTTTTAGCAGCTTGTGGGCTCTGGGGTTAGTTCTGTGACCCCACATCTTTGCATGTGTCATTCCCACCCCTTCTGTCTGTGGATTTGGATTCTCTCCATGATCAAGAATGTTTGGTCAGGATTCTGTGGATTTCTGGATGAGTATTAGTTGCTAAATTTTCCTCGAAGTATGGCTGTGCACCTTGTGGTaacctggcatcccatccagggtgctctGTGCTTCTGGGAATAAATTTCAGGCTGGCCATGATACACTACAGCAGCGGTGGGCAATCTTATgctcaaagggccggtgtgtatgctggtttttgggataacctttaggtcagctgttccaaCCCAGGGGTGAGGAATCTTCAGTCAGTCTTCTAAttaataatctaattagggagtcacAGCAAAGACCTGCATACAGaccggccctttctggaaaagATTGCCCACGCCTGTAGTACAGGATACGTGGATATGGAGGATGGGTAAATTGATAAGCAATAGAATAGACCATGAAACAGCTGCTGCTGCGCAAGATGAACGATATTTGAAAAACAATAATTGCGATACATTGTTAAAGCATGTCCACTGCAAATCTTATACATGGTAAATAAACTACAACAATTGATATGTGGGGtctacagctggaaaagcatccctcATTAGACAcgtgtagaggagacagtagggtgaGCCGGTCCTTGGTGTAATTggggttatgggccttgctcaagtGCTAGTGGTGAGGTCCCTGTGACGACCCAGGGATTAGAACTGACAACCTTCCCAACTCACAGAGCTGCTCCCCCaacaaatcatttttttttttatttcacacttttttggtcagtgcataattccatatatgtgCCCTCCACGATaattggcaccccttgtaaatatttgcaAAAAGGTTTAGAAGAATCAAGCGTTTCGTGAAGTAGCTTCATGTCCCACTGAAAaaaatttgaataaaaaatTGATTACATTTATTTCAGTATAAGGTTTGATTTTGTAAAATTTTTCAGTGTGACAGGAAGCTACTTCatcaaaaggtggatttttttctaaccctttttacaaaacTTTTCAAGGGGTGCTAGTAATAGTGGACGGCACTgtagttttgatgtctttataattattctataatgTAGACAATAGTACAAATATATCTTTCTTTGGGTAGGTGTGTTCAAATTTTTGACTgatactgtgtgtgtatgtgtgtgtgtgtgtgtgtgtgtgtgtgtgtgtgtgtgtgtgtgttatatagCCCTTGAAAATTATCATCTTTTGTTTATAATGAAGTGCAGTTCATCAACCAAATTACCTTGGTGATTTGACATATTTGGTAAATAACTGAATTTGTCCTTTTCATGTTTTTACCTTATTTTCTCATCTTTCCTGTCAGGTACACTAAGATGAAGACTGCCACTAACATTTACATCTTCAATCTGGCACTGGCAGACTTTCTTGTTTTGGCCACACTGCCGTTCCAGGGAACAGATGTCTTCCTTGGATTCTGGCCGTTTGGGAACATCCTGTGCAAGATGGTCATCTCCATTGACTACTACAACATGTTTACCAGCACATTCACCCTCACCATGATGAGTGTGGACCGATACATAGCTGTGTGTCATCCAGTCAAGGCACTGGACATGCGTACGCCACACAAGGCCAAAGTCATCAACATCTGTATCTGGATCCTGGCTTCTGCCATTGGGGTGCCTGCCATGGTAGTTGGGGATGTGGAGGTAGAAGTTACTGGTATGTGATCTTTACTGGTTCTACTGAACAGTTTACTGGAGCTTACTAAAAATCCAATGTTATCTATATAGAATGCAGTAATGGGTCTCAACAGACCTTAGATGACTTCAGAAATACATGTTATATGTGAATATCAGTATGGAAATAATTATAAAAGGTATGAGTGGGGTTGGATGTAAAACAACTCTGACACCGAGTTGTGGTTGTCTTGTCTTATTCCTGAGAGGAGCAAGAAAagtcatacagtatgtatgaacCCAAACACCATCCAAGGATCTGTAAGCTTTTTGTGGCCGATggtatttatatgtatgtcttATATCTATGACACAAGTTGAGTAGCAATGGCTTGCAGAAGATACTCTTGATGACTCATTCCATCATATCCAATTGACATTTTTGGAAACAGCATTAGAACATTTGGGGGGAAATGCTCCTAGTGCCTGGCACTAATATTTTAACCCAGCTGTCAACCTTGGTGGTGGGTAAGTGAAAGTTAGGGCTATTTTTTCCTGCTTATGGACATAGAGAAGACCTGACATCAGAGGCAGTCATGGATTCACAGTGGTATCTTAGGCCCCTATGTTCGTGGGTCGAAGTTGAAGAATGTTTGCTAAAGAATGACACTTAAGTGTaagagatgttttttttttttgcattagcaGAGTGAAAAACCAGTCCTTAGCTCAACAGAAATCATTTGGGTGGCCTTAAAGTGGGCTGTTCATACCAGACCTGTAATCAAGAACTGAGGAGAAATCTTTTTATAGAAGGTGTAACAGATTGATTAGTAATGAAAAGGAAAAATTTGGTAGTAGCTGGACATATTCCATATCTACCACAGCTTATTGAATTAATACGATAATGCATTCCCTTGACCCCGTGACCCTGATGAGGATGAGCAATTAGAAGATGcagggatgaatggatggacaatTGTATGGAAAGACTTAACCTCTGGGTTTTTCTTACATAAGCAATACTTGTTCAATAAATATTGAAAATAACATTCAGGGTTTCACTGTGACCCAGTATTAGAGTAGcatggaatatggatggatgcaaggtCCAACTAAGGCTTATATTAGATATATGAAAGatgaatatattttcaaaaagcATGTGATATTCGCAGGGTCCCATCATGTTACAGATTAATGTTCACCTGGAGTTTGACATGGAAAGTGAGATAGTAAGATGCAATACATTAACATTCCATATGGAGCACCAGTATCATAAgctgcacatatactgtacacaCTAACCTGACTCTAAGTCTACTTAGAGTAATAAGTTCttaaatgtataaataaatatataaataacagcAACCTGAGGGGAAAttatgtaaataaatatttaatgtttaatataTGAAGATCTGCGGTCCTAGCATGGTCATGTAGATATTACGTTCTAAGGTAATTGTGATCTTGGACTGGCTTCTCATCCAGGGCATACCACTACCTTGTGCATTGTATGTGATTGCATTGTGGTAACTGCATTCCATTCCTGAAGCATAGTTCTTATATAAACTATATGGCCAAAACAATGCGGACACCAGCTTGTCCAATACCTCATTCTGAAACCAAGGGAATTCATATGAAGTTGCTCCACCCTTTGTTGTAGCCTTTACATTTTTGGGGAACCTTTCCATTAGATGTTGGGATTTGCTGCCATAGAGGTTGGACATTGATATTAGCCTATTAGGTTCCATTCTGGGAGTTTCTGTTGCTGCCACTTTGCAGCTgaactcccaggcatttccaCTCCACGCTCATTTTAGTTGCGGATGACCAGAACAGCGCAGCAGGGCAGAAATGTGGCAAACTGACTTGCTGGGAAAATGGCCTCTTATGATGGTGCCAAGTTGAATTGTCTCACCCATTCTGCTGCTAATGTTCATTACTGTGCCAGAGATTGCATACTTGTGTTCTTAGTTAAGTTATAATTATATATCTGTGCCACGAATCatgtcatataatgtatttggtaacactttacattaagtgcaccttcataatacattcatagaacattcagtgcaccttcataatacattcataatgcattcatagaacattcataagcagcatgcaagtacaccttaacatcctaccatcccttaacagctttaatatacattaataacaaacatcacatgattatacaattatgatgtttgttattaatgtatattacagctgataagggatgttaggatgtcaaGGTATTaatgcatgatgtttatgaatgttttataaatgcttaatgaatacattatgaaggtatactgaatgttttatgaatgcaatataaaagcattttgAAGGTGCCGTTAATGTGAAACGTTACCGTGTATGTCAATCCTACTTATTTGTCAGGGGCCAGATAAAATTAATTGACATTTTTCTAGGTTTCATTTAATgaatatattgcttattcatccaTAATACCCCGAGGTAACTTGAACTGAAAATTGGCTTAATGACATACAAAAAGGAAACATAACCTTTATTTGTTAAGTAATAAATATCTAATTTCAAAATATTATGCAATCTGTAACTCAAATTTATGCTGTTCATTGCATGAAACACAAGCATGATGTGCAGTGCAGGCCATACATACATGTCAAATTGGTTACTTCATGTTTTAAAAAGAATAGTAAATCAAAACCAGACTACTAGAGAAAGCTCTGCTGTTCTGACTTCCCTTTCGGGACATCGTACATGACCAGTCTGGTTATTGTCCAGTGAATTCTGCCCTGATCTTATCCCCTGTGAGGGAGcagcctccctctctctctattttataaaaaacaaCAGACCGTCATGTAACCTAGCTCCAGAGCTGCTTGAGGCCACATGTAATCCTACCTGTCAGAGGCTTCATTCAGAGGCTTTGTTTCCATCCGTTTCCCGATGGGATGGACCTTCGAATAATTCCAGGCTTAATTCTTAGATTCCTGCTATTCTTTGTTCGCACTTCTTCCCCAGACTCTGTTGTAATGCTATGCAATTTCACAGCACTGTGAAACTCGACAGCTCATATTTTCGTTACTTTCTACATTCCATATGCAGATTTTTGCATCACTGTTTGTCACAAGGGTGCTTTGATCTGAATGATCATCCACTGCCTGGAATTCTTACCTTTCACAATAGGTTCAAAGCTGGCACCAATTTTTGAGACCAATTTTTGGAAGCATAATTTGTGAGTTATTCATCACAGTCTTATTTCCCGTGCATTGCTGCAGCTCCCCTGTCTGATGTATTAACCTGCACCACTCAGTTGCTACTGTATATTCCTTCAAAGCTACTTCATTTAGTCAGTGATAGATTGTAGCTCTCAGTCTCACTTTCCCCTGACAAAGATCCACCTTACAACGCTGCTTGCAGTTTTGAATTCAGTGGCCTGCTTTTCTTTCTGTCAGACAGTTACCTCTGTCAGACAAAATATTTGCAGGTCTTGACTTAATTTCCCAGTCCTTCATAataatattccatccatctaaCTACCATTTACCTGAGTCAGGGTtgcagagaaaaaaatcattagcatcaataataataagaagctTTTAACCTatatgtgtttttggactgtgatgcGCTCTGTTGTCCAgttgtgtatgtgcatgtgtgatgcgctcttgcttgcttaataattAACTTATTACTGTTGTCTTCAATCATGCAGGTATTGAGTGCATCGTCGTACTTCCCGACCCACGCAGCTACTGGGATCTCGTGTTTGGGATTTGTGTGTTTCtcttttctttcctcattcctgTGGCCATCATCAGCATCTGCTACAGCCTGATGGTTAAGCGGCTTCGCAGCGTACGCATCCTGTCTGGTTCCAAAGAGAAGGACCGCAACCTGCGACGCATCACACgcatggttctggtggtggtcgTTGTCTTTGTGGTATGCTGGACCCCTGTCCAGATCATGGCACTGGCTCAGTCCCTGGGGGTCAACCTGGGGAGCATGCTCACCGTGGTCCTCATGCACTTCAGCATCGCCCTGGGGTACGTAAACAGCAGCCTCAACCCGGTCCTGTACGCCTTCCTTGACGAGAACTTCAAGCGCTGCTTCCGTGAATTCTGCTACCCCTCTGCCTTCCGGCTTGACGGGCAACAGTCGGGTCGCATGCGGAGCATCGCCCGGGATGTGCCGTACAATAGCAAGGCTGTGGATGGTAACATTAACCCTGCCTGACTAGGCGTGGAGCTGCCGCTGGTCAGCACGGAGCTCTCCAAGCCAGGCAACTCTAACACTGAACTCACCCAGATAACAGCTCTGTAGCATTATAGGTGTCCCCACACATGCCTAATTGGGGACCAGATATTTATGCTgacacattttttgggattaaggGGCTTTTTACCAAATGTCTTTGGTTTGTGTACTTATCTAATTTACCTGTTTCCTTATGATTGCTCTCAGacaaaaagagaaaaaatgAATTACTTTCCATTGCCTTAAATTCTATATAATTGCTTATATTTGACTTTTGACAGGTGTTATTGTCAATTTTAGTGCATAAATTGATTTCTTTTTGCtatctaaaaataaaaattaactgaGTGTCTAACTAAGCTTTTAGATTGGCAAAATAGTAAAGAATTGTCTATGCTCCTGTAATTCTGTTAAACAGTAAAGATATGTTGTATTATATTGTTTTATATTATGCTTCAAAATAGTGTTGTATCATACAGATGCATAGATATTATGCACATAGTTTGGTAATTTATATAAATTATTACTGTGTATTTAAACTGTATTCCATCTGTAACTCAGACCTGTATATTCTGAGTTATGTTTAATGCCGGAGGTACTGCTTATCACTATTACAGTTTACATTTTCAAACTATTTAGTGATTTCTGTATGTAtgtgaatatattttatatatatgtacacactattcatccatccattgtctatctTTGGCGGGCTTGTGGAATATACACACGTTAGtcaattttatatttcagttaTGTGTACATATGTG
This genomic stretch from Brienomyrus brachyistius isolate T26 chromosome 6, BBRACH_0.4, whole genome shotgun sequence harbors:
- the oprl1 gene encoding nociceptin receptor — its product is MEISDVPVGLRDSKQMRWYNETLLQTNFSVYNETDAFLPTSVKITIVVVYMIVCMVGLIGNCLVMYVIIRYTKMKTATNIYIFNLALADFLVLATLPFQGTDVFLGFWPFGNILCKMVISIDYYNMFTSTFTLTMMSVDRYIAVCHPVKALDMRTPHKAKVINICIWILASAIGVPAMVVGDVEVEVTGIECIVVLPDPRSYWDLVFGICVFLFSFLIPVAIISICYSLMVKRLRSVRILSGSKEKDRNLRRITRMVLVVVVVFVVCWTPVQIMALAQSLGVNLGSMLTVVLMHFSIALGYVNSSLNPVLYAFLDENFKRCFREFCYPSAFRLDGQQSGRMRSIARDVPYNSKAVDGNINPA